One genomic window of Streptomyces sp. WP-1 includes the following:
- a CDS encoding peroxiredoxin → MLTVGDKFPEFDLTACVSLEKGKEFEQLNHKSYEGKWLVVFAWPKDFTFVCPTEIAAFGKLNDEFADRDAQILGFSGDSEFVHHAWRKDHPDLTELPFPMMADSKHELMRDLGIEGEDGFAQRAVFIVDPNHEIQFTMVTAGSVGRNPKEVLRVLDALQTDELCPCNWSKGDETLDPVALLAGE, encoded by the coding sequence GTGCTCACTGTCGGTGACAAGTTCCCCGAGTTCGACCTGACCGCCTGCGTCTCGCTGGAGAAGGGCAAGGAGTTCGAGCAGCTCAACCACAAGTCCTACGAGGGCAAGTGGCTGGTCGTGTTCGCCTGGCCGAAGGACTTCACCTTCGTCTGCCCGACCGAGATCGCCGCGTTCGGCAAGCTGAACGACGAGTTCGCCGACCGCGACGCCCAGATCCTCGGCTTCTCCGGTGACTCCGAGTTCGTGCACCACGCCTGGCGCAAGGACCACCCGGACCTGACCGAGCTGCCCTTCCCGATGATGGCCGACTCCAAGCACGAGCTCATGCGTGACCTGGGCATCGAGGGCGAGGACGGCTTCGCGCAGCGCGCCGTGTTCATCGTGGACCCGAACCACGAGATCCAGTTCACGATGGTGACCGCCGGTTCCGTGGGCCGTAACCCCAAGGAGGTCCTGCGGGTCCTGGACGCCCTGCAGACCGACGAGCTGTGCCCGTGCAACTGGAGCAAGGGCGACGAGACCCTCGACCCGGTCGCGCTGCTGGCTGGTGAGTGA
- a CDS encoding alkyl hydroperoxide reductase: MSLDSLKSRVPDYAKDLKLNLGSVIGNSDLPAQQLWGTVLATAIASRSPIVLRELEPEAKANLSPEAYTAAKSAAAIMAMNNVFYRTRHLLSDHEYGTLRAGLRMNVIGNPGVEKVDFELWSFAVSAINGCGLCLDSHEQVLRKAGMERDTIQEAFKIAAVVQAVGATLEAEAVLAE, translated from the coding sequence ATGTCGCTCGACTCGCTGAAGTCCCGGGTTCCGGACTACGCCAAGGACCTCAAGCTCAACCTGGGCTCGGTCATCGGCAACTCCGACCTTCCGGCCCAGCAGCTGTGGGGCACGGTGCTCGCGACCGCGATCGCCTCCCGCTCCCCGATCGTGCTGCGTGAGCTGGAGCCGGAGGCGAAGGCGAACCTCTCGCCGGAGGCGTACACCGCGGCCAAGTCCGCGGCCGCCATCATGGCGATGAACAACGTCTTCTACCGCACCCGGCACCTGCTGTCCGACCACGAGTACGGCACCCTGCGCGCCGGCCTGCGGATGAACGTCATCGGCAACCCGGGCGTGGAGAAGGTCGACTTCGAGCTGTGGTCGTTCGCGGTCTCCGCGATCAACGGCTGCGGTCTGTGCCTGGACTCGCACGAGCAGGTGCTGCGCAAGGCCGGTATGGAGCGCGACACCATCCAGGAGGCCTTCAAGATCGCTGCCGTCGTGCAGGCGGTCGGCGCCACCCTGGAGGCCGAGGCCGTGCTGGCCGAGTAA
- a CDS encoding AI-2E family transporter yields MSRVPGWLGKLGARLTEMSERLDARQAEVADEDTAPRSETARPRPATADTASDAVADAVPHARRPSATSPPVPRPDPAQAVPWGVRVAAEAGWRLLVLAGTVWVLMRVISAIQLVVFAFVIALLITALLQPTVARLTRRGVPRGPATALTAISGFVVIGLMGWFVTWQVMENIDTLSNQIQSGIDDLRNWLLRSPFHVTDKQINQIAKNLREAIGANADQITSAGLEGVQVIVEALTGILLVFFSTLFLLYDGKRIWSWFLKLVPSAAREGVAGAGPRAWRTLTAYVRGTVLVALIDATFIGIGIYFLDVPMAVPLAVFIFLFSFIPLVGAVASGALAVIVALVTQGVFTAVMTLVVVLAVQQIEGHVLQPFILGRAVRVHPLAVVLTVAAGGMVAGIGGAVVAVPLVAVTNTVVGYLRQYSEEMHHSAAPALEETAAPVLEEPAPVNAEDPAHQG; encoded by the coding sequence ATGTCGCGAGTGCCAGGGTGGCTCGGCAAGCTGGGCGCGCGTCTCACCGAGATGAGCGAACGGCTGGACGCCCGCCAGGCGGAGGTGGCCGACGAGGACACCGCGCCCCGGTCCGAAACGGCGCGCCCGCGGCCGGCCACGGCCGACACCGCGAGCGATGCCGTCGCCGACGCGGTGCCGCACGCCCGCCGTCCCTCCGCCACGTCCCCGCCCGTCCCGCGCCCCGATCCCGCCCAGGCCGTGCCCTGGGGGGTGCGGGTCGCGGCCGAGGCCGGCTGGCGGCTGCTGGTGCTCGCGGGCACCGTCTGGGTGCTGATGCGGGTCATCAGCGCCATCCAGCTGGTGGTGTTCGCCTTCGTCATCGCGCTGCTGATCACCGCGCTGCTCCAGCCGACGGTCGCCCGGCTCACCCGCCGCGGGGTGCCGCGCGGCCCGGCCACGGCGCTCACCGCGATCAGCGGCTTCGTGGTGATCGGCCTGATGGGCTGGTTCGTGACCTGGCAGGTCATGGAGAACATCGACACGCTCTCCAACCAGATACAGTCCGGCATCGACGATCTGCGCAACTGGCTGCTGCGGAGCCCCTTCCACGTCACCGACAAGCAGATCAACCAGATCGCCAAGAACCTGCGCGAGGCCATCGGCGCCAACGCCGACCAGATCACCTCGGCGGGCCTGGAGGGCGTCCAGGTCATCGTGGAGGCCCTGACCGGCATCCTGCTGGTGTTCTTCTCCACGCTCTTCCTGCTCTACGACGGCAAGCGCATCTGGAGCTGGTTCCTGAAGCTGGTGCCGTCCGCCGCCCGGGAGGGCGTGGCCGGCGCCGGTCCGCGCGCCTGGCGCACCCTGACCGCCTACGTCCGCGGCACCGTGCTGGTCGCCCTGATCGACGCCACCTTCATCGGCATCGGGATCTACTTCCTCGATGTGCCGATGGCGGTCCCGCTGGCCGTCTTCATCTTCCTGTTCTCCTTCATCCCGCTCGTCGGCGCGGTGGCCTCCGGCGCGCTCGCGGTGATCGTGGCCCTGGTGACCCAGGGCGTGTTCACCGCGGTGATGACCCTCGTCGTGGTGCTCGCCGTGCAGCAGATCGAGGGGCATGTGCTCCAGCCCTTCATCCTGGGCCGGGCGGTGCGGGTGCACCCCCTCGCGGTGGTGCTGACCGTGGCGGCCGGCGGCATGGTGGCCGGCATCGGCGGCGCGGTGGTCGCCGTACCGCTGGTGGCGGTGACGAACACGGTGGTGGGCTATCTGCGGCAGTACTCCGAGGAGATGCACCACTCGGCCGCCCCGGCCCTGGAGGAGACAGCTGCCCCGGTGCTGGAGGAGCCCGCGCCGGTGAACGCGGAAGACCCCGCCCACCAGGGGTGA
- a CDS encoding transglycosylase SLT domain-containing protein, whose translation MSRISVRGFAVASATAVTAVGSVVGVASGSVAQNNDVEPTAAADTTLLADIPTGQQAQVQSATLTQQADSQAIAADASAKKDAEAAARKAAAETAIAKKAAAEKAAKEAKQRAETKAAASRGDANASFPVQTSYTVAQIQAMARQIVPSGQYQCFSNIVDHESTWNYRAVNASSGAYGLVQALPGGKMASAGADWQTNPATQIKWGLNYMNQRYGSPCDAWTYWQANGNY comes from the coding sequence GTGAGCCGGATCTCGGTCCGGGGATTCGCAGTGGCCTCGGCCACCGCGGTCACCGCCGTCGGAAGCGTCGTCGGAGTTGCCTCGGGCAGCGTCGCGCAGAACAACGACGTCGAGCCGACGGCAGCAGCCGACACCACGCTCCTCGCGGACATACCGACGGGTCAGCAGGCCCAGGTCCAGTCCGCGACCCTGACGCAGCAGGCCGACTCCCAGGCCATCGCCGCGGACGCGAGCGCCAAGAAGGACGCCGAGGCAGCAGCCCGCAAGGCCGCTGCCGAGACCGCGATCGCGAAGAAGGCGGCCGCCGAGAAGGCGGCCAAGGAGGCCAAGCAGCGCGCGGAGACCAAGGCCGCCGCCAGCCGTGGCGACGCCAATGCCAGCTTCCCCGTGCAGACCTCGTACACGGTCGCCCAGATCCAGGCGATGGCGCGTCAGATCGTGCCGTCCGGCCAGTACCAGTGCTTCAGCAACATCGTGGACCACGAGTCCACCTGGAACTACCGCGCGGTCAACGCCTCCTCGGGTGCCTACGGCCTCGTCCAGGCCCTGCCCGGCGGCAAGATGGCCTCCGCGGGTGCCGACTGGCAGACCAACCCGGCCACGCAGATCAAGTGGGGCCTCAACTACATGAACCAGCGTTACGGCAGCCCCTGTGACGCCTGGACCTACTGGCAGGCCAACGGCAACTACTGA
- a CDS encoding PhoH family protein — protein sequence MVTSTKRHKPDRRTYVLDTSVLLADPNALTRFEEHEVVLPIVVVTELEAKRHHPELGYFARQALRLLDDYRVRYGRLDSPIPIGELGGTMRVELNHSDPSVLPTGYRLGDNDSRILAVARNLQAEGFDVTVVSKDLPLRIKASSVGLLAEEYRAELAITENSGWTGMTELTLPGEQVDVLFETGHLYVPEASELPVHTGLTIQSERGKALGRITAEGNVRLVRGDREAFGIKGRSAEQRIALDLLLDPDVGIVSMGGRAGTGKSALALCAGLEAVLERRQHQKVMVFRPLYAVGGQELGYLPGSEAEKMSPWAQAVFDTLSAVTSREVIEEVTARGMLEVLPLTHIRGRSLHDAFVIVDEAQSLERNVLLTVLSRIGANSRVVLTHDVAQRDNLRVGRYDGVVAVVEKLKGHPLFAHVTLTRSERSQIAALVTEMLEDGHI from the coding sequence GTGGTGACCAGCACAAAGCGCCACAAGCCCGACCGGCGCACCTATGTTCTCGACACCAGCGTCCTGCTGGCCGACCCGAACGCCCTGACCCGCTTCGAGGAGCACGAGGTCGTGCTTCCCATCGTGGTGGTCACGGAGCTGGAGGCCAAGCGGCACCATCCCGAACTCGGGTACTTCGCCCGCCAGGCCCTGCGCCTGCTGGACGACTACCGGGTGCGGTACGGCCGCCTCGACTCCCCCATCCCGATCGGGGAACTGGGCGGGACCATGCGTGTCGAGCTCAACCACTCGGACCCCAGCGTGCTGCCCACCGGCTACCGCCTGGGGGACAACGACTCCCGCATCCTCGCGGTGGCCCGGAATCTCCAGGCCGAGGGGTTCGACGTCACCGTCGTGTCGAAGGACCTGCCGCTGCGCATCAAGGCCTCGTCCGTCGGGCTCCTCGCCGAGGAGTACCGGGCGGAGCTGGCCATCACGGAGAACTCCGGCTGGACCGGGATGACCGAACTGACGCTCCCCGGTGAGCAGGTGGACGTCCTCTTCGAGACGGGTCACCTCTATGTACCGGAGGCGTCCGAACTCCCGGTGCACACCGGTCTGACCATCCAGTCGGAGCGCGGCAAGGCGCTCGGCCGGATCACCGCGGAGGGCAACGTACGCCTGGTGCGCGGCGACCGGGAGGCGTTCGGCATCAAGGGCCGCAGCGCCGAGCAGCGCATCGCCCTCGATCTGCTGCTCGACCCGGACGTCGGGATCGTCTCGATGGGCGGCCGGGCCGGCACCGGCAAGTCGGCGCTGGCGCTGTGCGCGGGCCTGGAGGCGGTCCTGGAGCGCCGCCAGCACCAGAAAGTCATGGTGTTCCGGCCGCTGTACGCGGTCGGCGGGCAGGAGTTGGGCTATCTGCCGGGTTCCGAGGCGGAGAAGATGAGCCCCTGGGCGCAGGCCGTGTTCGACACGCTGTCGGCGGTCACCAGCCGGGAGGTCATCGAGGAGGTCACCGCGCGCGGCATGCTGGAGGTCCTGCCCCTCACCCACATCCGCGGCCGCTCGCTGCACGACGCGTTCGTCATCGTGGACGAGGCCCAGTCGCTGGAACGCAATGTGCTGCTGACGGTGCTGTCCCGGATCGGCGCCAACTCCCGGGTCGTACTGACCCATGACGTGGCGCAGCGGGACAATCTGCGGGTCGGGCGGTACGACGGTGTGGTCGCCGTGGTGGAGAAGCTGAAGGGGCATCCGCTGTTCGCGCATGTCACCCTGACGCGGTCCGAGAGGTCCCAGATCGCGGCCCTTGTGACCGAAATGCTCGAAGACGGTCATATCTGA
- a CDS encoding isoprenyl transferase: protein MNLRDKLRGLLVRLYARRVEGHLDHAQVPKHIGVIVDGNRRWAKASGSTTVHGHRAGAEKIEEFLGWCSETEVEVVTLWLLSTDNFDRAQAELAPLLGIIEDVVRTLAADGRWRVHHVGAMDLLPAGMQATLKEAEETTAHTKGIVVNVAIGYGGRQEIADAVRSMLYEAHDKGVAMTDLAESVDIDMIGRHLYTSHQPDPDLVIRTSGEQRLSGFMLWQTAHSEYYFCDVYWPAFRKVDFLRALRDYAARHRRFGG from the coding sequence GTGAACCTGCGCGACAAACTGCGCGGCCTGCTGGTCAGGCTCTACGCACGCCGGGTGGAGGGCCACCTCGACCACGCCCAGGTGCCCAAGCACATCGGCGTCATCGTGGACGGCAACCGCCGCTGGGCGAAGGCGTCGGGCTCCACCACGGTCCACGGCCACCGGGCCGGCGCGGAGAAGATCGAGGAGTTCCTCGGCTGGTGCTCCGAGACCGAGGTCGAGGTCGTCACCCTGTGGCTGCTGTCCACGGACAACTTCGACCGCGCGCAGGCGGAACTGGCCCCCCTGCTCGGCATCATCGAGGACGTCGTACGCACCCTCGCCGCCGACGGCCGCTGGCGGGTGCACCACGTGGGCGCCATGGACCTGCTGCCCGCGGGCATGCAGGCCACCCTCAAGGAGGCCGAGGAGACCACCGCCCACACCAAGGGCATAGTGGTCAACGTGGCCATCGGCTACGGCGGCCGGCAGGAGATCGCCGACGCCGTGCGCTCCATGCTCTACGAGGCCCACGACAAGGGCGTCGCGATGACGGACCTCGCCGAGTCCGTCGACATCGACATGATCGGCCGTCACCTCTACACCAGCCACCAGCCCGACCCGGACCTCGTCATCCGCACCAGCGGGGAGCAGCGGCTGTCCGGATTCATGCTGTGGCAGACCGCCCACTCGGAGTACTACTTCTGCGACGTCTACTGGCCGGCCTTCCGCAAGGTCGACTTCCTGCGCGCGCTGCGCGACTACGCCGCACGTCATCGGCGGTTCGGCGGCTGA
- a CDS encoding methyltransferase domain-containing protein, producing the protein MTQARRSFTELVAEGTAVPTDGWDFSWFEGRATEARPSWGYARSAGERLAGAEAALDIQTGGGEVLAFSLGAAAPARPRLVAATEGWAPNTARATALLRPHGVVVVAAPDDAPLPFAGEAFDLVLSRHPVVPHWDEIARVLRPGGTYFAQHVGPASVFELVEYFLGPQPEAVRRGRDPLRERAAAEAAGLEIVALPAERLRMEFHDIAAVVHFLRKVVWMVPGFTVEAYEPQLRALHERIEREGPFVAHSARHLFDARKPC; encoded by the coding sequence ATGACTCAAGCCCGCCGCTCCTTCACCGAACTCGTCGCCGAGGGGACCGCCGTGCCCACCGACGGGTGGGACTTCTCCTGGTTCGAGGGACGGGCCACCGAGGCGCGGCCCTCCTGGGGGTACGCGCGCTCGGCGGGGGAGCGGCTGGCCGGTGCCGAGGCCGCGCTGGACATCCAGACCGGCGGCGGGGAGGTGCTGGCCTTCAGCCTCGGCGCCGCCGCCCCGGCCCGCCCCCGGCTGGTCGCCGCCACCGAGGGCTGGGCGCCGAACACGGCCAGGGCCACCGCGCTGCTGCGGCCGCACGGCGTGGTGGTGGTCGCCGCCCCGGACGACGCGCCGCTGCCGTTCGCCGGTGAAGCCTTCGACCTGGTGCTCAGCCGGCATCCGGTGGTGCCGCACTGGGACGAGATCGCGCGGGTGCTGCGGCCGGGCGGCACGTACTTCGCCCAGCACGTCGGGCCCGCCAGCGTGTTCGAGCTGGTCGAGTACTTCCTCGGACCGCAGCCGGAGGCGGTGCGCCGGGGGCGGGATCCGCTGCGGGAGCGGGCCGCGGCCGAGGCGGCGGGCCTGGAGATCGTCGCGCTGCCCGCGGAGCGGCTGCGGATGGAGTTCCACGACATCGCCGCCGTTGTCCACTTCCTGCGCAAGGTCGTCTGGATGGTGCCCGGGTTCACCGTCGAGGCGTACGAGCCCCAACTCAGGGCGCTGCACGAGCGGATCGAGCGGGAGGGCCCGTTCGTCGCCCACAGCGCGCGGCACCTCTTCGACGCCCGCAAGCCCTGCTAG
- a CDS encoding DUF192 domain-containing protein, with amino-acid sequence MARRRWRDGRGVLRIPGEPGAVEVPLEIAASYRARTRGLLGRTGVDGALLLSPANSIHTFGMRMPIDVAYLDRRLTVRAVRTMRPGRLGLPRPRARHVLEAEAGAMAEWGLRAGLRVEVDGGEGEGG; translated from the coding sequence ATGGCGCGACGACGGTGGCGGGACGGCCGGGGAGTGCTGCGGATCCCCGGGGAGCCCGGGGCGGTGGAGGTCCCCCTGGAGATCGCGGCCTCCTACCGGGCCCGCACCAGGGGCCTGCTCGGCCGGACCGGTGTCGACGGCGCGCTGCTGCTGTCCCCGGCCAACAGCATCCACACCTTCGGGATGCGCATGCCCATCGACGTGGCGTACCTGGACCGCCGGCTGACGGTCCGCGCCGTCCGCACCATGAGGCCGGGCCGCCTGGGCCTGCCCCGACCGCGGGCCCGGCATGTGCTGGAGGCGGAGGCGGGGGCGATGGCGGAGTGGGGGCTGCGGGCCGGGCTGCGGGTGGAGGTGGACGGCGGTGAGGGCGAGGGCGGGTGA
- a CDS encoding OmpA family protein, producing MTTRPRLTLTLASAAFLLAATLTSAHADGTDPTEPPDTAPSAAAPVKIDPRDPDLKLPEGATLAQPKVLDIKSVVEDQSGDERREDTNADVTFALQAEVLFGKDSARLGDDAKARIAAIADEIRKQHATQVRVFGFTDDLGSSSHGVLLSRQRANAVQAVLGQDLGSPDITFEVRGYGEQYPIADNSTEEGRKKNRRVEVSFPRTAD from the coding sequence GTGACCACCCGACCCCGTCTCACGCTCACCCTCGCCTCCGCCGCGTTCCTGCTCGCCGCGACCCTCACCTCCGCGCACGCCGACGGCACCGACCCGACCGAGCCCCCCGACACCGCGCCGTCCGCCGCCGCGCCCGTGAAGATCGACCCCAGGGACCCGGACCTCAAGCTGCCCGAGGGCGCCACGCTCGCGCAGCCCAAGGTGCTGGACATCAAGTCGGTCGTGGAGGACCAGAGCGGGGACGAGCGCCGCGAGGACACCAACGCGGACGTCACCTTCGCCCTCCAGGCCGAGGTCCTCTTCGGCAAGGACAGCGCGCGGCTCGGCGACGACGCCAAGGCCCGTATCGCCGCCATCGCCGACGAGATCAGGAAGCAGCACGCCACCCAGGTCCGCGTCTTCGGCTTCACCGACGACCTCGGCTCCTCCAGCCACGGCGTCCTGCTCTCCCGGCAGCGCGCCAACGCCGTCCAGGCCGTCCTCGGCCAGGACCTCGGCAGCCCCGACATCACCTTCGAGGTGCGCGGCTACGGCGAGCAGTACCCCATCGCCGACAACTCCACGGAGGAGGGCCGCAAGAAGAACCGCCGGGTGGAGGTGTCCTTCCCGCGCACCGCGGACTGA
- a CDS encoding pilus assembly protein TadG-related protein, protein MTRPVRDAGQAFPIYLTVVAGLLFLALAYLAVGQAAVNRGGAQTAADAAALAAAQDVRDQLTGQWLKVLLDPAEWQAVLDGDAPLDDDPCARAGELAGQNDARLTGCAPDGPLKYSAEVRTGKSVGHSVVPGTEKFRSTASATAEIEPLCTFVLPPKGAGDGAERGAAKANLPRLTCKDKVWDLDPDDPSGLPGPEDLFDVHLAD, encoded by the coding sequence CTGACCCGGCCGGTCCGCGACGCAGGGCAGGCCTTCCCCATCTATCTCACGGTGGTGGCGGGCCTGCTCTTTCTCGCGCTCGCCTACCTCGCGGTCGGCCAGGCGGCGGTGAACCGGGGCGGCGCCCAGACCGCCGCCGACGCCGCGGCGCTCGCGGCGGCCCAGGACGTGCGGGACCAGCTCACCGGCCAGTGGCTGAAGGTGCTGCTCGACCCGGCCGAGTGGCAGGCCGTCCTCGACGGTGACGCGCCCCTCGACGACGACCCCTGCGCGCGGGCCGGGGAACTGGCCGGGCAGAACGACGCCCGGCTGACCGGGTGCGCCCCGGACGGGCCGCTGAAGTACTCGGCCGAGGTGCGCACCGGCAAGTCCGTCGGCCACTCCGTCGTACCCGGCACGGAGAAGTTCCGCTCGACGGCCTCCGCCACCGCCGAGATCGAACCCCTGTGCACCTTCGTGCTGCCGCCGAAGGGCGCCGGGGACGGTGCCGAACGGGGCGCCGCGAAGGCAAACCTGCCCCGGCTCACCTGCAAGGACAAGGTGTGGGACCTGGACCCGGACGACCCGTCGGGACTTCCCGGGCCCGAGGACCTCTTCGATGTGCATCTGGCCGACTGA
- a CDS encoding Flp family type IVb pilin: MSKWFNTTVTYLMTRAARNDRGQTAVEYLGIIAVVVAIVLAITGTSIGQTIYDAITSKISEVTGG; encoded by the coding sequence GTGAGCAAATGGTTCAACACCACCGTGACGTATCTGATGACCCGCGCCGCGCGGAACGACCGGGGACAGACCGCGGTGGAGTACCTCGGCATCATCGCGGTGGTGGTGGCGATCGTGCTGGCGATCACCGGGACGAGCATCGGGCAGACGATCTACGACGCGATCACCTCGAAGATCTCCGAGGTCACCGGCGGCTGA
- a CDS encoding response regulator transcription factor — MRQHTNDPGIPAFPPPARLRLLVADDNPVVRAGLTALLTDRADTTVVAQAADGREAYDAALRHHPDVILLDVRMPGVDGISALPHLARLAPVMMLTYSHEAETVREALRLGAGGYLVHGEFTTEQLVRAVRDVHEGRPHVTPGATRALVDGLRGSAAAHTSSQLAATEGQNTSPPPSQLQSSMGQSIRSRFRLSVREAEIMDLIASGMTNQQIAAACFISEKTVKNHINRIFAKLQTATRSQAAAKWLGVA; from the coding sequence ATGCGGCAGCACACGAACGACCCCGGCATACCGGCCTTCCCGCCACCGGCCCGATTGAGGCTGCTGGTGGCCGACGACAACCCCGTGGTGCGCGCCGGACTGACCGCGCTGCTCACGGACCGCGCCGACACCACCGTGGTGGCACAGGCGGCGGACGGCCGCGAGGCGTACGACGCCGCGCTCCGGCACCATCCGGACGTCATCCTCCTCGACGTCCGCATGCCCGGCGTCGACGGCATCTCGGCATTGCCCCACCTGGCGCGCCTCGCGCCCGTCATGATGCTCACCTACAGCCATGAGGCCGAGACGGTGCGGGAGGCGCTGCGGCTGGGGGCGGGGGGATACCTGGTGCACGGCGAGTTCACCACCGAGCAGCTGGTACGCGCCGTACGGGACGTCCACGAGGGCCGGCCGCATGTGACGCCGGGGGCGACACGGGCGCTGGTGGACGGATTGCGGGGGAGTGCAGCTGCACACACGAGTTCTCAACTCGCCGCAACGGAAGGCCAAAATACCTCCCCTCCTCCTTCACAACTGCAATCCTCTATGGGACAGTCGATCCGCTCGCGGTTCCGGCTGAGTGTCAGGGAGGCGGAGATCATGGACCTCATCGCGTCCGGCATGACCAACCAGCAGATCGCCGCCGCCTGCTTCATCAGCGAGAAGACGGTCAAGAACCACATCAACCGCATCTTCGCCAAGCTCCAGACCGCCACCAGGTCCCAGGCCGCGGCGAAATGGCTGGGGGTGGCGTGA